The proteins below come from a single Prolixibacter sp. NT017 genomic window:
- a CDS encoding TonB-dependent receptor yields the protein MKNKGRRCSRIRGTFMLVFLLAFLGVAPLQAGTPGQMGENAQQSVQTVRGKVTDAKGQPLPGVTIVIQGTTTGTTTDIDGKYELKDVPADAVLVFSFIGMKTQKLALNGKSQLDAMMSEDTIGLDEVVAIGYGSVKKGDVTSAIASVKSDDFVKGAVNDAAQLIQGKVAGLTITTPSGDPTEGAVIMLRGNASLLGTSDPLVLIDGVPGSLSTVAPEDIESIDVLKDGSSTAIYGTRGTNGVIIVTTKESHKEMAPTIEYSGYVSLSTISRKLDFLNADQLREKWKEGYTFTGANLQDYGANTDWLDQITRKGISNVHNVIFRGGSKNTSLTASINYRHNEGIFIRSDNDKYTGRIAVNHSMFDGKLQANIETIVSEQKYWTGGDGYSFNKYVYRQALIRNPTEPVKNEDGTWFERDVYFYDNPVGYIEESDGENRYRNARFTAGLTFKPIDGLALKGMYTRKGNYNIRGYYETKNHVSNTKYGAGGYASRGTDNYVGNYAELTANYKKILGLHTFSVLAGYNYEDNMNEGFWANNKYFPTDSYTYNNLGIGSGLPKGEAGMGSYKNSDKLIALFSRASYNFNNKYLVMASIRREGSSKFGKDHKWGNFPGVSVGWRLTEESFLKDVTWLSNLKLRAGYGITGTNVLDSYNSLSSLNYSDYFYNNGQWVRKLVPVRNANPDLRWEKKEEINVGLDFALFNGRVSGALDYYHRLTKDALWDYSVPTPPYLYGTITANVGEIENQGFEALVNVIPIKTKGFNWTAGLTFSTNKNKLVSLSNDKFQTTNDFFYAGYTGEPIQIETHRIKIGGPIGDFYGLKSVGITDDGIWIIEKPDGTRIPATESSTDDRQVLGNGIPKYYASWNNTFKIGHFDISVNMRGAFGFQILNFSRMFYENPTIGYNTLTSAYDKVYGKAVLQDVQRFVSYYVEDGDYWKIDNATLGYTFNLHNKNVVKNLRVYVSGLNLLTITGYKGVDPEVKQTGLYPGDDDRDKYPTTRTYTFGLNLTF from the coding sequence ATGAAGAACAAAGGAAGAAGATGCTCCCGTATCCGGGGGACTTTTATGCTTGTATTTTTACTGGCTTTCCTGGGGGTTGCACCCCTGCAGGCTGGAACTCCCGGTCAAATGGGGGAAAATGCTCAACAATCAGTCCAGACCGTTAGAGGGAAAGTGACTGATGCAAAAGGACAGCCACTCCCGGGGGTGACGATTGTGATACAAGGAACGACAACCGGGACAACGACCGACATCGATGGGAAATACGAACTGAAAGATGTTCCGGCTGATGCCGTTCTGGTTTTCTCGTTTATTGGAATGAAAACACAAAAACTTGCCTTGAACGGAAAGAGTCAGCTTGACGCCATGATGTCGGAGGATACTATTGGTCTGGATGAGGTTGTGGCTATTGGTTATGGTAGCGTTAAAAAAGGAGATGTTACCAGTGCTATTGCATCTGTAAAATCTGACGACTTTGTCAAAGGTGCGGTGAACGATGCCGCCCAGCTTATCCAGGGTAAAGTGGCCGGATTGACTATTACTACCCCATCAGGCGATCCAACCGAAGGCGCTGTTATCATGCTTCGCGGTAATGCTTCGCTATTGGGAACTTCCGATCCGCTGGTTTTGATTGACGGTGTTCCCGGAAGTCTGTCTACTGTTGCCCCCGAAGATATAGAGTCCATTGATGTATTGAAAGACGGCTCCTCCACGGCCATCTATGGAACGAGAGGAACCAACGGGGTGATTATTGTGACGACGAAAGAGAGTCACAAGGAAATGGCTCCAACTATTGAGTATTCTGGTTATGTATCCCTTTCAACAATTAGCCGTAAACTCGATTTTCTCAACGCTGATCAGCTCAGAGAGAAATGGAAAGAAGGCTATACGTTCACGGGAGCGAACCTGCAAGATTATGGTGCAAATACCGACTGGTTGGATCAAATTACGCGGAAGGGTATCAGCAATGTACACAACGTCATTTTCAGAGGTGGTAGCAAGAATACCAGCCTGACAGCATCGATAAATTACCGACACAATGAGGGAATTTTTATCCGGTCTGACAACGACAAATACACAGGACGAATTGCGGTCAACCATAGCATGTTTGACGGTAAACTGCAGGCCAACATTGAAACGATTGTAAGTGAACAAAAATACTGGACCGGAGGAGACGGTTACAGCTTTAATAAATACGTCTACCGTCAGGCACTGATCAGGAACCCTACCGAACCCGTAAAGAATGAAGATGGTACCTGGTTTGAAAGGGATGTTTATTTCTATGATAATCCGGTTGGTTATATTGAAGAGTCAGACGGTGAGAACCGATACCGAAATGCCCGGTTTACGGCAGGGCTGACATTCAAGCCGATCGATGGATTAGCACTTAAAGGAATGTATACGCGGAAAGGAAACTACAATATCCGTGGGTACTATGAGACGAAAAATCACGTGTCGAACACCAAGTATGGTGCCGGCGGTTATGCTTCCAGGGGAACAGACAACTATGTGGGCAATTATGCTGAGTTAACAGCTAATTACAAGAAGATTTTAGGCCTTCATACTTTTTCGGTTCTCGCCGGATATAACTATGAGGACAATATGAATGAAGGTTTCTGGGCTAACAATAAATATTTCCCAACCGATTCGTATACCTATAACAACCTGGGTATTGGTAGTGGATTGCCCAAAGGTGAAGCCGGAATGGGGTCGTACAAAAACTCAGATAAGCTGATTGCCCTTTTTTCGCGTGCAAGTTATAACTTCAATAACAAGTATCTGGTGATGGCCAGCATACGAAGAGAAGGATCTTCTAAATTCGGAAAGGACCACAAGTGGGGAAATTTTCCGGGCGTTTCAGTCGGTTGGAGATTAACAGAAGAAAGTTTCCTGAAAGACGTTACCTGGCTTAGCAATCTTAAGCTACGTGCCGGATATGGTATTACTGGTACCAATGTACTCGATTCATACAACTCGTTGAGTAGTTTGAACTATAGCGACTATTTCTATAATAATGGTCAGTGGGTACGCAAGCTGGTTCCTGTTCGGAATGCCAATCCAGATCTGCGGTGGGAGAAGAAAGAAGAGATAAATGTAGGTCTCGATTTTGCTTTGTTTAATGGTCGTGTTAGCGGTGCACTCGACTATTATCACCGTCTGACCAAGGATGCTTTGTGGGACTACAGTGTTCCAACACCTCCTTACCTTTACGGCACCATCACAGCAAACGTGGGAGAAATCGAAAACCAGGGATTTGAAGCGCTGGTTAACGTGATTCCCATTAAAACCAAAGGATTTAATTGGACTGCCGGTCTTACTTTTTCAACAAACAAGAATAAATTGGTTTCACTATCGAATGATAAATTCCAGACGACGAATGATTTCTTCTATGCTGGATATACAGGTGAGCCTATTCAGATTGAGACACACCGGATAAAAATCGGTGGTCCCATTGGTGATTTCTATGGATTGAAGAGTGTCGGCATTACCGACGATGGTATCTGGATTATTGAAAAACCTGATGGGACGCGTATTCCGGCAACCGAATCGTCCACTGACGACCGGCAAGTGCTTGGAAACGGTATTCCAAAGTATTATGCCAGTTGGAACAATACATTCAAAATTGGTCATTTCGACATTAGCGTGAACATGCGCGGTGCTTTCGGTTTCCAGATTCTGAATTTCTCCCGCATGTTCTATGAAAATCCGACCATCGGTTACAACACCCTGACTTCAGCTTACGATAAAGTATATGGAAAAGCAGTGTTGCAGGATGTCCAGCGATTTGTCAGCTATTATGTGGAAGATGGTGATTATTGGAAAATTGATAACGCGACATTGGGATATACCTTTAATCTGCACAACAAGAACGTAGTCAAGAATTTACGGGTTTATGTCTCCGGACTTAACTTATTGACCATAACCGGATATAAGGGGGTTGATCCGGAAGTGAAACAGACAGGCTTGTATCCCGGGGATGATGACAGGGACAAATATCCAACAACCCGAACCTATACTTTTGGTCTAAATCTTACTTTCTAA
- a CDS encoding RNA polymerase sigma factor has product MLDAKLVAAIRKDDHYAFDELFRKYSPSLFSFIISILKEEHQTEEAVQDVFLKIWEKRKELDPTLSIKSYLYTIALNTTKKIYRKRLQEEKYKQDIVLEFHTNHTSALSVLEYQNLLEYVDGIIEKLPLSRRKIFIMSKKDGLKNAEIAKLLNISEQTVKNQLVSAMKFLRSEAAKSNGELGFLFFLLFYRL; this is encoded by the coding sequence ATATTAGATGCAAAGCTTGTTGCTGCCATCAGAAAAGATGACCATTATGCTTTTGACGAGCTATTCCGAAAATATAGTCCTTCTCTGTTTTCATTCATCATTAGTATACTGAAAGAAGAACACCAGACCGAAGAAGCTGTACAAGATGTTTTTCTAAAAATATGGGAAAAAAGAAAAGAGCTGGACCCGACCCTGTCTATTAAATCTTACCTATATACGATTGCACTGAATACAACGAAGAAAATTTATCGGAAAAGACTCCAGGAGGAGAAATACAAACAAGATATTGTATTGGAGTTCCATACCAATCACACATCAGCTCTTAGCGTTCTTGAATATCAGAACCTGCTCGAATATGTTGACGGGATTATTGAAAAACTGCCGCTTTCCCGCCGTAAAATATTTATCATGAGTAAGAAGGACGGTTTGAAGAATGCGGAAATTGCAAAACTCCTCAATATTTCAGAGCAAACAGTAAAGAACCAACTCGTTTCTGCTATGAAGTTCCTCCGTTCCGAAGCAGCTAAAAGTAATGGAGAGCTTGGTTTTTTGTTCTTTCTTTTATTTTATCGCCTTTAA
- a CDS encoding family 43 glycosylhydrolase, translating into MKSAILYIELVAIFFLISGGTEPVSWSKGITTDTGNPLLPGYFADPTVKKFGDTYYIYATTDGIKLASGEPQVWISKDFVNWYNYEMDIRLPKGLTNCWAPDVVKAKDGRYYYFMGNCQLGCNIYGYVSDLPVGPWKPVNHGKPVIPIGTGLKNLPALDAQFLRNENGSISAFFGTWCSSFGGMGWADIDATTMDSVCSAGYIPMKQIPHAFEAACPLKRDSIWFLMYSSGDCRLSSYAVHYAWARHPHGPYIYGQNNPILSTNEKKMVDGPGHHSVLKENGHYYIVYHRHDNPHSTGGEFRQVCADKLNFTGTHRIAKVIPTSGGVGYLGKNQVPFANLAKGARASASSFCHLVSRPTRYMPGGVDYSFRPQYAIDDNNGTIWKAGNGKLPQSLVIDLGREKQVKRVMTQFEYPTYYYQYRLEVSSDSMEWKVFADRTDNRQSGSPMIDDNDENARYIRMTVTGTEKTGMYAAIWNIKVYDHLFAVPPCQNAESKEGPGVVGKGELLVNLSANGEKRGVLKSPIKNKGTLSGRFECVGQPEVRNIDGVKAFFLDGESWFTLSREAPESLNWNAPFTASVWMNSPDIGFGECLLTWTSRRNMLQASYAALMYGKGSCGAAAHGDGAVDLPFDSVPARGKWHNLVLTFDGMCEYEYVDGKLNNQQPISLFVRSSKILIGASGDPVENFTGAMTNIRLYDQYFTPKEIGALMEESRPGGVKTRFSEAEDNNI; encoded by the coding sequence ATGAAAAGTGCTATCCTTTACATAGAATTGGTTGCCATTTTCTTTCTCATTTCTGGTGGGACTGAGCCAGTTTCTTGGAGTAAGGGGATTACTACCGACACAGGCAATCCGTTGCTCCCCGGTTATTTTGCCGATCCGACAGTGAAGAAGTTCGGAGATACGTATTATATCTATGCCACCACTGATGGTATCAAACTTGCTTCAGGAGAACCCCAGGTTTGGATTAGTAAAGACTTTGTCAACTGGTACAACTATGAGATGGATATTCGGCTGCCGAAAGGACTGACAAACTGTTGGGCGCCGGATGTGGTAAAGGCGAAGGACGGACGGTACTATTATTTTATGGGAAACTGTCAACTCGGCTGTAATATTTACGGCTATGTGTCGGATTTGCCCGTTGGACCATGGAAACCGGTCAACCATGGCAAACCGGTTATTCCGATTGGTACGGGCTTAAAGAATCTGCCGGCACTGGATGCTCAGTTTCTGAGAAATGAAAATGGAAGTATTTCTGCCTTTTTCGGAACCTGGTGTAGTTCATTTGGTGGCATGGGCTGGGCTGACATTGATGCCACTACGATGGATTCAGTCTGCTCTGCGGGCTATATACCAATGAAGCAAATTCCCCACGCATTTGAAGCGGCGTGCCCGTTGAAGCGTGATAGTATCTGGTTTCTGATGTATTCTTCCGGCGATTGTCGTTTGAGCAGTTATGCTGTTCATTATGCATGGGCCCGTCACCCTCACGGACCCTATATCTATGGTCAGAATAATCCGATCTTGTCCACAAATGAAAAGAAGATGGTTGACGGACCAGGACATCATTCCGTATTAAAGGAGAACGGACACTATTATATTGTCTATCATCGGCACGATAACCCTCACAGCACCGGTGGAGAGTTTCGGCAGGTGTGCGCTGACAAATTGAATTTCACTGGCACCCATAGAATAGCAAAAGTAATACCTACTTCTGGCGGAGTTGGTTATTTGGGAAAAAATCAAGTTCCTTTTGCCAATTTGGCTAAGGGAGCTCGTGCTTCAGCGTCCTCTTTTTGTCATTTGGTCTCCCGCCCTACACGATACATGCCCGGGGGAGTTGATTACTCTTTCCGTCCCCAATATGCTATCGATGACAATAATGGAACAATATGGAAAGCTGGTAACGGGAAATTGCCTCAATCGCTGGTCATTGATTTAGGACGTGAGAAGCAGGTCAAACGAGTTATGACACAGTTTGAATATCCTACCTACTACTATCAGTATAGGCTTGAGGTTTCTTCAGACAGTATGGAGTGGAAGGTCTTTGCAGACCGGACCGACAACCGACAAAGCGGTTCACCGATGATTGATGACAATGATGAAAATGCCCGTTATATCAGGATGACTGTGACGGGAACAGAAAAAACAGGAATGTATGCTGCCATTTGGAATATAAAAGTATACGATCATCTTTTTGCTGTGCCGCCTTGTCAAAATGCGGAGAGCAAAGAAGGACCTGGAGTTGTCGGCAAAGGTGAGTTGCTGGTAAATCTTAGTGCAAACGGGGAAAAGCGAGGTGTACTTAAGTCCCCAATCAAAAATAAGGGAACTCTGTCCGGTCGATTTGAATGTGTCGGCCAACCTGAGGTTCGGAATATTGATGGAGTTAAGGCTTTTTTCCTGGACGGGGAAAGCTGGTTTACTCTTTCCCGCGAGGCTCCTGAGAGTTTGAATTGGAATGCACCTTTTACGGCCTCTGTTTGGATGAATAGTCCAGACATCGGTTTTGGAGAATGCCTTTTAACCTGGACCTCGCGCCGCAATATGTTACAGGCGTCATATGCTGCTTTGATGTATGGAAAAGGTTCTTGTGGTGCTGCGGCTCATGGTGACGGAGCTGTGGATTTGCCGTTTGATTCAGTTCCGGCCCGGGGAAAATGGCACAATTTGGTATTGACTTTCGACGGAATGTGCGAGTATGAATATGTGGACGGAAAGCTGAATAATCAGCAACCGATCTCACTGTTTGTCCGGAGCAGCAAGATTCTGATTGGTGCATCCGGAGATCCCGTTGAAAATTTTACCGGTGCAATGACCAACATTCGGTTGTACGACCAGTATTTTACGCCTAAAGAAATTGGCGCATTGATGGAGGAATCGAGACCTGGCGGTGTGAAGACTCGTTTTTCGGAGGCAGAAGACAATAATATTTAA
- a CDS encoding glycoside hydrolase family 127 protein: MKQRLSLYVVLGFILALTSPGYTQTYVPEGNDGNVMKIKPEVEIKAYAFDLRDVQLKESIFMDAMKADVAYLKELDPDRFLSQFRTHAGLKPKAEKYGGWEDAGLAGHSLGHYLSACSMYYALSKDSVFLNRVNYIVRELAACQRARGTGYVGAVPNEDMVFYKVALGEIKTGGFDLNGAWAPWYTLHKIMAGLMDAYIYCGNQQAMDVDEKIADWTHRVLRGLTEAERQKMLRCEYGGMSEALVNLYALTGKKEYLDLSYKFHDNFVLDSLEAKVNVIPGKHSNTNIPKVIGSIRRYELTGDKKDSIAAGFFWNMVVHHHTYAPGGNGNYEYFGPDDVLPLTDNTMETCSTYNMLKLTRHLFSLRPTARYMDYYERALYNHILSSQNRKDGMTCYFTPLRMGTKKEFSDEFNTFTCCVGTSMENHVKYEGAIYSHGSDGSLFVNLFIPSVLNWKEKDARITLNTRFPYSDQFSLTIQTKKKQNFPLRIRKPYWVKGQYTVKVNHRTLKNPVVDKDGYITITRNWKNNDQITVTYPMGIHAMSLPDNPKREAFFYGPILLAGDLGKNEPNPTDGTPVFLSGNESPAQWIKPKDINDLTFVSTGTGEPHDVTFKPLYDFTNDYYSVYWDVFSPSEWEKQKKIYKQQERHARELDERTIDLFRVGEMQPERDHHFSGEHIFTGENHTRKFRLAHSGGNMRFTMKVDDKLPNQIVLTYWGMDNRSRHFDILVNNEKIATVDLNKYKKSQFYDIPYDIPEELTKGKKSVEVMLQAHPKQQAGPVYGVRTVRME; the protein is encoded by the coding sequence ATGAAGCAAAGACTAAGTCTGTATGTCGTTCTGGGATTTATCCTGGCATTGACTAGCCCGGGATATACACAAACCTATGTTCCTGAGGGGAATGACGGGAATGTGATGAAAATAAAGCCGGAGGTAGAAATCAAGGCTTATGCGTTTGATTTGAGAGATGTACAGCTCAAAGAGAGTATTTTCATGGATGCCATGAAAGCAGATGTAGCCTATCTGAAGGAACTGGATCCGGACCGCTTTTTATCTCAGTTCAGGACACATGCAGGCTTGAAGCCCAAAGCGGAAAAATATGGTGGTTGGGAAGATGCCGGATTGGCTGGTCATTCACTGGGACATTATCTGTCGGCATGTTCCATGTATTACGCCCTTTCGAAAGATTCGGTGTTCCTGAATCGGGTAAATTATATCGTCAGGGAGTTAGCGGCTTGCCAGAGAGCTCGCGGAACCGGCTATGTTGGAGCTGTTCCAAATGAGGACATGGTATTCTACAAGGTTGCGCTGGGCGAAATCAAAACCGGTGGCTTCGATTTAAACGGAGCCTGGGCACCTTGGTATACACTCCATAAAATAATGGCCGGATTGATGGATGCCTATATCTATTGTGGCAATCAGCAGGCAATGGATGTGGACGAGAAAATAGCAGACTGGACTCACCGGGTGTTGAGAGGACTGACAGAAGCAGAGCGTCAGAAAATGTTGCGGTGCGAGTACGGCGGAATGAGCGAGGCGCTGGTTAATCTTTATGCCTTAACAGGAAAAAAAGAGTATCTGGATCTTTCATACAAATTTCATGACAATTTTGTGCTGGATTCCCTTGAGGCGAAAGTGAATGTCATCCCAGGGAAACACTCCAACACCAATATCCCCAAAGTAATTGGTTCTATTCGACGTTACGAGTTGACCGGAGACAAAAAAGATAGCATCGCAGCTGGTTTTTTCTGGAATATGGTTGTACATCACCACACCTATGCTCCGGGAGGAAATGGAAATTATGAATATTTCGGTCCGGATGATGTACTACCGTTGACTGATAATACCATGGAAACTTGTTCGACATACAATATGTTGAAATTAACCCGGCACCTGTTCTCCCTTCGACCGACCGCAAGGTACATGGACTATTACGAACGAGCCCTGTATAATCATATCCTTTCTTCGCAAAACAGGAAAGATGGCATGACTTGTTACTTCACTCCGTTGAGGATGGGAACCAAAAAGGAATTTAGTGATGAATTCAACACGTTTACCTGCTGTGTGGGTACCAGTATGGAGAATCACGTTAAGTATGAAGGCGCGATCTACAGCCATGGTTCCGATGGGAGTCTGTTTGTCAATTTGTTTATTCCGTCAGTTCTTAACTGGAAAGAGAAAGATGCCCGGATCACGTTGAATACACGCTTTCCCTATTCCGACCAGTTTTCATTGACAATACAGACGAAGAAGAAACAGAATTTTCCGCTAAGGATAAGAAAACCGTATTGGGTGAAAGGTCAATATACCGTGAAAGTTAATCATCGAACACTGAAAAATCCGGTAGTTGACAAAGACGGATATATAACGATTACCCGAAACTGGAAAAACAACGATCAAATAACGGTAACCTATCCAATGGGAATTCATGCGATGTCACTTCCGGATAACCCGAAACGGGAAGCTTTTTTCTATGGTCCCATCCTTTTGGCAGGTGACCTGGGAAAGAATGAGCCCAATCCAACCGATGGAACTCCCGTGTTCCTATCGGGAAATGAGTCCCCGGCACAATGGATAAAGCCAAAGGACATCAATGACCTCACTTTTGTCAGTACAGGAACTGGGGAGCCTCACGATGTGACATTTAAGCCGCTGTACGATTTTACCAATGATTATTACAGCGTTTACTGGGATGTGTTTTCTCCTTCGGAGTGGGAAAAGCAAAAGAAAATATATAAACAGCAGGAACGTCATGCGCGCGAATTGGATGAGCGGACAATAGACTTATTCCGGGTAGGAGAGATGCAGCCGGAACGCGATCATCATTTCTCCGGCGAGCATATTTTTACGGGAGAGAATCATACTCGTAAATTCCGTCTTGCTCATAGTGGCGGTAACATGCGCTTTACCATGAAAGTAGATGATAAGCTTCCCAATCAGATTGTTCTGACCTACTGGGGTATGGATAATCGTTCCCGCCATTTCGATATTCTCGTTAACAATGAAAAAATTGCGACTGTCGATTTGAATAAATATAAGAAGAGCCAATTTTATGACATACCGTATGATATTCCCGAGGAACTGACGAAAGGGAAAAAGTCGGTGGAAGTTATGCTACAGGCCCATCCTAAACAGCAGGCGGGTCCGGTTTATGGAGTGCGAACTGTGAGAATGGAGTAA
- a CDS encoding FecR family protein: MKFDADVLKKYLSGSFSLNDKIRVDEFFDDIHYASGLNETLKEFWDETISKPPPNAQNLDPILDRINHHILLDLNKQSRMKKLWHLYSRVAAILLLPVLLFTLYYFSSNNIILNGAWVEVHSPLGARTQFSLPDGTIGWLNGGSVIKYPVRFGAKRNVTLSGEAYFDVARNPNSPFVIDANKIKVKVLGTAFDVISYKNDSIAEVIVARGKVEVTAKDHKLKEILLPSDRLALNTVSNTYIKSTVNVLDYISWKSGKLIFMNDRFDEVIRKLSRFYNVDFEVNDNVNKNQLFRAVLENENLDEILRYMKLTMGIDYTIQERKIDQDGHLSKRKVIITKAK; encoded by the coding sequence GTGAAGTTCGACGCTGACGTATTAAAAAAGTATTTAAGTGGAAGTTTTTCATTAAACGACAAGATCCGTGTAGATGAGTTTTTTGACGACATACACTATGCTTCCGGGTTAAATGAAACGCTAAAAGAATTTTGGGACGAGACAATCTCAAAACCACCCCCAAACGCCCAAAATCTTGATCCTATATTAGATCGAATCAATCATCACATCCTACTCGATTTGAACAAACAGAGCCGGATGAAGAAATTATGGCATTTGTATTCAAGAGTGGCAGCTATTTTACTCTTACCGGTATTACTTTTTACTCTGTACTATTTCAGCTCGAACAACATTATTCTCAATGGAGCTTGGGTAGAAGTCCATTCTCCGTTGGGTGCCAGAACACAGTTTTCTCTTCCTGATGGAACAATTGGCTGGTTAAATGGCGGCTCAGTGATTAAGTATCCTGTCCGGTTTGGAGCCAAGAGAAATGTTACATTAAGCGGGGAAGCTTATTTCGATGTAGCGAGAAACCCAAATTCTCCTTTTGTTATTGACGCCAACAAAATAAAAGTAAAAGTATTAGGGACTGCTTTTGATGTGATATCCTACAAAAACGATTCGATAGCCGAGGTAATCGTTGCCAGAGGCAAAGTTGAAGTCACTGCGAAAGATCATAAATTAAAAGAGATTTTACTTCCGTCGGATAGATTAGCATTAAATACGGTAAGCAACACCTATATCAAGTCTACAGTAAATGTTCTGGACTATATATCATGGAAATCGGGGAAACTTATATTCATGAACGACAGGTTCGATGAAGTAATACGGAAGTTATCCAGATTTTACAACGTTGATTTCGAAGTTAATGATAATGTAAACAAAAACCAGTTATTCAGAGCTGTTTTAGAAAACGAGAACCTGGATGAAATACTTCGCTATATGAAACTCACAATGGGCATTGATTACACAATCCAGGAAAGGAAAATAGACCAGGATGGTCATTTATCCAAGCGTAAGGTTATTATCACAAAAGCAAAATAA
- a CDS encoding RagB/SusD family nutrient uptake outer membrane protein, with protein sequence MKYKYTKSEKYLRRGVILFSLSLLLFTSGCFNLDEQVYDEVTESTFSATDDDIIALMASGYTPLRYIMGWQGLFDLQEEPGDVMVTPTRPNGWDDGGTYKRMHFHTWDNQQWQCRNTWLTSYEAINNINRVMMQIDGGSLPVTEAQAVTIKAELRALRALWYSILCDTHGNVPLVITYSDEVPEQKSRKEVYNFIISELKEVIPNLPSEVNQSTYGRMTQWAAWQLLARMYLNAEVYTGTAEWDKCIEACDKIIASGNFELESDYRNVFKVDNENSKEIVFAVPYDDIYGTGWNQHMKQLLPVHRYVFNMTAQPWGGSSANPQFINSYEPGDKRFDDTWLHGDQINATDGSVVITLVNKMPSIYYCEFNEGYRVCKYEIANGCKSNMSNDFPYFRYADVLMMKAECLLRTGKSDQAATIVSEVRARDFDDPEKATVTGAELEGNTTIQYGTLDENGNIDNPGDQTPVQYGRFLDELGWEFAAEARRRTDMIRFSVFTTKSWYNHTPQGDYTKLFPIGLEELNTNPNLKQNPGY encoded by the coding sequence ATGAAGTATAAATATACAAAGTCAGAAAAATATCTGAGAAGAGGTGTCATCCTGTTCTCTTTAAGCCTGCTGCTCTTCACCAGTGGATGCTTCAATCTGGATGAGCAGGTTTATGACGAAGTAACAGAATCCACGTTTAGTGCAACAGACGATGACATCATCGCCCTAATGGCGTCGGGATATACCCCTCTTCGTTATATCATGGGGTGGCAGGGACTATTTGACCTACAGGAAGAGCCTGGCGATGTAATGGTCACGCCGACCCGTCCCAATGGATGGGATGATGGAGGAACCTATAAACGTATGCATTTTCATACATGGGATAATCAACAGTGGCAATGCCGGAATACCTGGTTGACTTCCTACGAGGCCATTAATAATATTAACCGGGTAATGATGCAGATCGACGGTGGTTCACTTCCTGTGACCGAAGCGCAAGCCGTTACTATCAAGGCAGAACTAAGAGCTTTGCGTGCATTGTGGTATTCTATCCTGTGCGATACCCATGGTAATGTCCCTCTTGTGATTACTTACAGTGATGAAGTGCCTGAACAGAAGAGTCGCAAGGAGGTTTACAATTTTATTATTAGCGAATTGAAGGAGGTTATTCCCAATTTGCCATCAGAAGTGAACCAAAGCACTTATGGACGCATGACGCAGTGGGCGGCCTGGCAATTGCTGGCCCGCATGTACCTCAACGCAGAGGTATATACCGGTACCGCTGAATGGGACAAGTGTATTGAGGCCTGTGACAAAATTATCGCCAGTGGAAATTTCGAATTGGAATCTGATTACCGAAATGTATTCAAGGTGGATAATGAAAATTCCAAAGAGATCGTTTTTGCTGTTCCGTATGACGACATCTATGGAACTGGTTGGAACCAACATATGAAGCAGTTGCTTCCAGTTCACCGATATGTATTCAACATGACGGCACAACCATGGGGTGGTTCCAGCGCCAATCCTCAGTTCATCAACAGCTACGAACCGGGCGATAAGCGTTTCGACGATACCTGGCTACATGGCGACCAGATCAATGCAACCGATGGTAGCGTCGTAATTACCCTGGTCAATAAAATGCCCAGTATTTATTATTGTGAATTCAATGAAGGATACCGTGTTTGTAAATATGAAATTGCTAACGGCTGTAAAAGCAATATGAGTAATGATTTCCCATATTTCCGTTATGCCGATGTATTGATGATGAAAGCCGAATGCTTACTGAGGACCGGAAAGAGCGATCAGGCAGCAACCATTGTTTCTGAAGTACGAGCACGTGATTTCGACGATCCGGAAAAAGCAACAGTTACCGGAGCCGAATTGGAAGGAAATACAACCATACAATATGGCACACTGGATGAAAACGGAAATATCGATAATCCGGGTGATCAAACACCGGTTCAGTATGGTCGTTTTCTGGATGAGCTGGGATGGGAGTTTGCAGCTGAGGCACGACGTCGTACCGATATGATTCGCTTTAGTGTGTTTACGACCAAAAGCTGGTACAATCACACTCCCCAGGGCGATTATACCAAGTTGTTCCCGATAGGTTTGGAAGAACTGAATACCAATCCGAACCTCAAACAAAACCCGGGATACTAA